One genomic window of [Clostridium] scindens ATCC 35704 includes the following:
- the ligA gene encoding NAD-dependent DNA ligase LigA, whose amino-acid sequence MNKSKKARMQELVELLNKAGRAYYQNAEEIMSNYEYDRLYDELLKLEEELGLTLSNSPTANVGYEVLSELPKERHERPMLSLDKTKDVEELKRFVGDQKALMSWKMDGLTIVLTYREGRLFKAVTRGNGEVGEVVTNNARVFKNIPLQIAYQGQLILRGEAVIGYKDFEKINEEIEDVDARYKNPRNLCSGSVRQLNNEITAKRNVKFYAFSLVEAEGVDFYNSRARQMNWLIEQGFEVVEFQEVTRDTVEAEVLKFSEKIAQNDFPSDGLVLVYDDIAYGQSLGRTSKFPRDSFAFKWADELRETRLLEIEWSPSRTGLINPVAIFEPVELEGTTVSRASVHNISIMEELELGVGDTIEVYKANMIIPQIARNLTRSGVKDIPKNCPVCRGRTEVRQVSNAKALYCINPDCQAKHVKSFALFVSRDALNIEGLSEATLEKFISMGYIREYADIFHLDRYREEIQTMEGFGEKSYQNLIDSIEKARTTTLPRVIYGLGIANIGLANAKMICKEFQYDLEAMLKATVEELNAISGIGEVIATAFVDYFSDNVHRKRLRNLLAELIIPKEEADSAAQIFNGVNFVITGSVEHFANRNEVKELIESLGGKVTGSVTSKTNYLINNDVTSTSSKNKKANDLGIPIISEETFLKMVEEGRGK is encoded by the coding sequence ATGAACAAGTCAAAGAAAGCCAGAATGCAGGAATTAGTAGAACTTCTTAATAAGGCAGGACGCGCCTACTATCAGAATGCCGAAGAGATCATGAGCAATTATGAGTATGACCGGCTGTACGATGAACTTCTGAAGTTGGAAGAAGAACTTGGGCTCACCCTGTCCAACAGCCCGACAGCGAATGTCGGCTACGAGGTATTAAGCGAACTGCCAAAAGAGCGGCATGAAAGGCCCATGCTGTCCCTGGATAAGACAAAGGACGTAGAAGAGCTGAAAAGATTCGTTGGAGATCAGAAGGCGCTGATGTCCTGGAAGATGGATGGGCTGACCATCGTCCTGACTTATCGGGAGGGCAGGCTTTTTAAAGCGGTTACCAGGGGAAATGGAGAGGTAGGCGAAGTGGTCACCAACAATGCCAGGGTATTTAAGAATATTCCTCTGCAGATTGCCTACCAGGGCCAATTAATCTTAAGAGGCGAGGCAGTCATCGGATATAAAGACTTTGAAAAGATTAATGAGGAAATCGAGGATGTGGATGCCAGGTACAAGAATCCAAGGAATCTGTGCAGCGGCTCCGTCCGGCAGCTCAATAACGAGATAACGGCAAAGCGTAATGTAAAGTTTTACGCTTTTTCTCTTGTGGAAGCAGAAGGGGTGGACTTTTACAATTCCAGGGCCAGGCAGATGAACTGGCTGATAGAGCAGGGATTTGAGGTGGTAGAGTTTCAGGAAGTAACCCGAGATACGGTGGAGGCTGAAGTTCTTAAATTTTCAGAAAAAATCGCCCAGAATGATTTCCCATCTGATGGACTTGTGCTAGTATATGATGATATAGCGTATGGGCAGTCACTGGGCAGGACATCCAAGTTTCCAAGGGATTCCTTCGCTTTTAAGTGGGCGGACGAGTTAAGAGAGACAAGACTTTTGGAGATCGAATGGAGCCCGTCAAGGACAGGGCTTATTAATCCCGTCGCTATATTTGAGCCTGTTGAATTAGAAGGAACCACCGTAAGCCGTGCCAGCGTCCACAATATCAGCATTATGGAAGAACTGGAACTAGGCGTAGGCGATACCATTGAAGTATATAAAGCAAATATGATCATTCCCCAGATTGCCAGGAACCTGACCAGAAGCGGCGTTAAGGATATTCCAAAGAACTGCCCGGTCTGCCGGGGGCGGACGGAAGTCCGCCAGGTCAGCAACGCCAAGGCATTATACTGCATCAATCCGGACTGCCAGGCAAAGCATGTTAAGTCCTTTGCCCTGTTCGTCAGCCGGGATGCGTTAAATATTGAAGGATTATCTGAAGCAACACTGGAAAAATTCATTTCAATGGGGTATATTAGAGAGTATGCGGATATTTTCCATCTGGACCGCTACCGGGAAGAGATTCAGACCATGGAAGGCTTTGGCGAAAAGTCATACCAGAATCTGATAGACAGCATTGAGAAAGCCAGGACCACCACCCTTCCAAGGGTAATCTACGGTCTGGGAATCGCGAACATCGGGCTTGCCAATGCCAAGATGATATGCAAAGAATTCCAATATGATCTGGAGGCAATGCTCAAGGCTACGGTAGAAGAGTTGAACGCCATATCCGGCATTGGGGAAGTAATCGCGACCGCGTTCGTGGATTATTTTTCCGACAATGTCCACAGGAAAAGACTGCGCAATCTTCTTGCGGAACTCATAATTCCAAAGGAGGAAGCAGACAGCGCTGCCCAGATATTTAATGGGGTCAACTTCGTAATTACAGGCAGCGTGGAGCATTTTGCGAACCGCAATGAAGTAAAGGAATTGATCGAAAGCCTGGGAGGCAAGGTGACAGGCTCGGTTACTTCCAAGACCAATTATCTGATTAACAATGATGTGACAAGCACATCGTCCAAGAATAAGAAAGCAAACGATCTTGGCATCCCCATTATATCGGAAGAGACCTTCCTTAAGATGGTGGAAGAAGGCCGGGGCAAGTAG
- the clpX gene encoding ATP-dependent Clp protease ATP-binding subunit ClpX: protein MSDQDNKNENEVEKVEDTQVEVEDTKKDDDEYEKVCFICRRPESVAGKMIELPNNICVCSDCMQKSFDAMSNGQIDYSQLMNMPGVQILNMADMEQNIPKQQKIKKKKEGEEKKPLINIKDIPAPHKIKAKLDDYVVGQEYAKKAMSVAVYNHYKRVATDTMDDIEIEKSNMLMIGPTGSGKTYLVKTLARLLDVPLAITDATSLTEAGYIGDDIESVVSKLLAAAENDIEKAEQGIIFIDEIDKIAKKKNSSQRDVSGESVQQGMLKLLEGSDVEVPVGANSKNAMVPLTTVNTKNILFICGGAFPDLEGIIKERLTKQSSIGFGADLKDKYDHDKTILEKVTTEDLRNFGMIPEFLGRLPIVFTLQGMNEHMLIKILKEPKNAILKQYQKLLALDEVNLLFDDGALEAIAKKAMKKDTGARALRAIIEEFMLDIMYEIPKDDSIGQVTITREYIEGTGGPLIMLRGQDVARIQ, encoded by the coding sequence ATGTCTGATCAGGACAATAAGAACGAGAATGAAGTTGAGAAAGTAGAAGATACGCAGGTAGAAGTAGAAGATACGAAGAAGGATGACGATGAATATGAGAAGGTATGCTTCATATGCAGGCGTCCGGAGAGCGTTGCAGGCAAGATGATAGAGCTGCCAAATAATATCTGCGTGTGCAGCGACTGTATGCAGAAGAGCTTCGATGCCATGAGCAATGGGCAGATCGACTACAGCCAGCTGATGAATATGCCGGGGGTGCAGATACTGAATATGGCTGACATGGAGCAGAACATCCCCAAGCAGCAGAAAATTAAGAAGAAAAAAGAAGGGGAGGAGAAAAAGCCTTTGATTAATATCAAGGACATCCCTGCTCCACACAAGATCAAGGCAAAGCTGGATGACTATGTAGTGGGACAGGAATATGCCAAGAAGGCTATGTCCGTTGCGGTCTATAATCATTACAAGCGGGTTGCTACGGATACGATGGATGATATAGAGATTGAGAAGTCCAATATGCTGATGATCGGGCCTACCGGTTCCGGCAAGACCTATCTGGTCAAGACGCTGGCAAGGCTTCTGGATGTGCCTCTTGCTATTACGGATGCCACATCTCTAACGGAGGCAGGCTATATTGGAGATGATATAGAAAGCGTCGTATCCAAACTCTTGGCAGCAGCTGAAAATGATATAGAGAAAGCAGAACAGGGAATCATCTTTATTGATGAGATTGACAAGATTGCCAAGAAGAAGAACTCCAGCCAGCGGGATGTAAGCGGTGAGTCCGTACAGCAGGGAATGCTCAAACTGCTGGAAGGAAGCGACGTAGAGGTACCGGTAGGCGCCAACAGCAAGAATGCTATGGTGCCGCTTACGACGGTGAATACGAAGAATATCCTGTTCATCTGCGGAGGCGCGTTTCCGGATCTGGAAGGTATTATCAAGGAACGTCTGACCAAACAGTCTTCCATCGGATTCGGGGCGGATCTTAAGGATAAATATGACCATGACAAGACGATACTTGAGAAAGTGACGACGGAGGACCTTCGCAATTTCGGAATGATTCCGGAGTTTTTGGGGCGTCTGCCAATCGTATTTACGCTTCAGGGCATGAATGAGCACATGCTGATCAAGATACTCAAAGAGCCTAAGAACGCAATTTTGAAGCAGTATCAGAAACTTCTGGCGCTGGATGAAGTGAATCTTCTCTTTGACGACGGCGCGCTGGAGGCGATCGCCAAGAAGGCAATGAAGAAAGACACCGGGGCGAGGGCGCTTCGGGCGATTATAGAAGAGTTCATGCTGGATATTATGTATGAGATACCGAAAGATGACAGCATTGGCCAGGTGACCATAACGAGAGAATACATAGAAGGGACGGGAGGACCTCTTATCATGCTGAGGGGTCAGGACGTGGCAAGGATACAGTAA
- a CDS encoding cation:proton antiporter, which produces MSDYNYLLDLAIILLCTKLLGLATRKVQMPQVVGALMAGLILGPAMCGVLTETNFIKAVAELGVIVLMFCAGLETDIKELKASGKASFIIALCGVLVPLAGGFALAYFFNRPGMIASDAGGSIFLQNIFIGIVLTATSVSITVETLKELGKLKTRSGNAILGAAIIDDILGIIALTIVTSLADSSVKLWVVLLKIVGFFVFSAVVGFIFYKVYKEWTESAPKNLHRHVIIAFVFCLLMAYTAEEFFGVADITGAFFAGLIISNTQRSVFVETKFDTLSYMLLSPVFFASIGLKVVLPKMSLTIVIFSLLLIIVAVITKIIGCGLGAKACGYKPYQYKRIGVGMVSRGEVALIVASKGASLGLLGTAFLGPVIIMVVVTTIITPILLKIVFKKGPDLPIPKEQEVSSYYEEAAILRGEAK; this is translated from the coding sequence ATGAGTGATTATAATTATCTATTGGATTTGGCAATTATATTGCTGTGTACAAAATTATTGGGATTAGCAACAAGAAAGGTACAGATGCCTCAAGTCGTGGGGGCGCTTATGGCCGGACTTATCTTAGGACCGGCCATGTGCGGCGTATTGACGGAGACAAACTTTATCAAGGCAGTAGCGGAATTGGGGGTAATCGTCCTGATGTTCTGTGCCGGCCTGGAGACAGATATTAAGGAACTGAAGGCCAGTGGAAAGGCATCCTTTATCATTGCGCTCTGTGGCGTGCTGGTGCCGCTTGCCGGCGGATTTGCCCTGGCATATTTCTTCAACAGGCCGGGCATGATCGCATCGGATGCCGGCGGAAGCATATTCCTCCAGAATATCTTTATTGGCATCGTGCTGACGGCTACTTCCGTAAGTATTACGGTTGAAACGTTGAAAGAATTGGGGAAATTAAAGACGCGATCCGGAAATGCGATTCTTGGAGCGGCGATCATTGATGATATCCTTGGAATCATAGCGCTAACGATCGTTACGAGCCTGGCAGATTCCTCCGTGAAGTTATGGGTCGTGCTGCTGAAGATTGTGGGATTCTTTGTCTTTTCTGCAGTTGTGGGCTTTATATTTTACAAGGTATACAAGGAATGGACCGAATCGGCTCCAAAGAATCTCCACAGGCATGTCATCATTGCTTTCGTGTTCTGCCTTCTGATGGCATATACGGCGGAAGAGTTCTTTGGCGTAGCGGATATTACCGGCGCGTTTTTTGCCGGCCTGATCATATCCAATACCCAGAGATCCGTATTCGTGGAGACAAAGTTTGATACGCTGTCCTATATGCTGCTTTCTCCCGTGTTTTTCGCCAGCATAGGACTGAAGGTAGTATTGCCCAAGATGTCGCTTACCATCGTCATATTCTCCCTTCTTCTGATCATCGTGGCAGTAATTACGAAGATCATCGGCTGCGGGCTGGGGGCTAAGGCGTGCGGGTACAAGCCTTACCAGTATAAGCGGATTGGTGTGGGAATGGTCTCCCGTGGAGAGGTGGCTCTGATCGTGGCAAGCAAGGGAGCCTCTCTGGGACTGCTTGGTACGGCCTTTTTAGGGCCGGTCATTATCATGGTGGTAGTTACAACGATCATTACGCCGATATTGCTGAAGATCGTATTCAAGAAAGGCCCGGATTTGCCCATCCCGAAGGAACAGGAAGTATCCAGTTACTACGAAGAAGCGGCTATCCTTCGCGGGGAAGCCAAATAA